One window from the genome of Puniceicoccus vermicola encodes:
- a CDS encoding TonB-dependent receptor plug domain-containing protein — MRIRAITLLGSFCSLATAADVAIDAVSPPVLLPAVATPSATYETPVSALQFDPRVDVQGRLFNEAQADVTVRGGTFESTGFVLGAATLLDPQTGHYFADIPVPTAMLLEPTIQTGSENTLGSFNSTAGSIRWGWAPVREGGQILVGFSQHDGNTQELLGGVGIGTDPWGGEWLVDGNFAHSEGDGDLDYADHQFHRYSGRVQRRSDVTQTDLFAGYQHKVFGLQNLYAAPYDSYEKEDVETRLFLLNHRYTPDEDQWLELTGYYRRNNDDYDFNRFSPNSGNPFVHETNNGGGALKGSQPIGEYQLLYGAEIYADSIDSTSLNFGPYDSQILGSASLAGKRSWEADEGIWTALLGAKWDDSNHFDGEVLPVSRLEYRQVDDYGDGWNAYADISGASQVPGYTAVASSPNGGIFRGNPDLGRETSWSFSLGGGVDEGPWSIDSAVFARRDDNLSDWTYNTNSGAARTANPIDLWVYGLELLGRYGWESGTVSLGYAWLEKDEDYGSTEVDASFYALNYPEHRVTLTLQWDLTSWLALQTDTEWRLQRENILRESSDTALLTDLAFRFQTEKLPGAELWVGVWNLWDDDFQEVPGVPREGQTFFANLAYHF; from the coding sequence ATGCGTATACGAGCCATTACCTTGCTGGGTTCTTTTTGCTCCCTTGCCACTGCTGCGGATGTAGCCATCGATGCGGTATCCCCGCCGGTATTATTGCCTGCAGTGGCGACCCCTTCGGCTACCTATGAGACTCCGGTTTCGGCGCTGCAGTTCGATCCGCGGGTCGATGTGCAAGGTCGTCTTTTCAACGAAGCGCAGGCGGATGTGACGGTACGGGGTGGTACCTTCGAAAGCACGGGTTTTGTCTTGGGAGCAGCGACTTTATTGGACCCGCAAACAGGTCACTATTTCGCGGATATCCCCGTCCCAACCGCAATGCTTCTCGAGCCGACCATTCAAACGGGCTCGGAGAATACTTTGGGGTCATTCAACTCGACTGCCGGTTCGATCCGTTGGGGATGGGCACCCGTCAGGGAAGGGGGCCAGATTCTGGTGGGTTTCAGTCAGCACGATGGAAATACGCAGGAACTCCTGGGAGGCGTTGGTATCGGCACGGACCCTTGGGGAGGAGAATGGCTCGTCGACGGGAATTTTGCCCATTCGGAAGGAGATGGTGATTTGGACTACGCCGACCACCAGTTTCATCGGTATTCCGGAAGGGTGCAGCGGAGGAGTGATGTTACCCAGACGGATCTCTTCGCTGGATACCAGCACAAGGTCTTCGGCCTGCAAAATCTTTACGCAGCTCCTTATGACTCTTACGAAAAGGAAGATGTCGAGACTCGTCTCTTTTTACTGAATCATCGATACACCCCTGACGAAGACCAATGGCTGGAACTGACGGGTTACTATCGCCGGAACAACGACGATTACGATTTCAACCGATTCAGCCCGAACTCCGGAAACCCTTTTGTTCATGAGACAAATAATGGGGGAGGAGCATTGAAAGGGTCTCAGCCGATCGGAGAATATCAGCTCCTCTACGGTGCGGAGATTTACGCAGACAGCATCGACAGTACCTCGCTCAACTTCGGACCTTACGATTCCCAGATTCTCGGATCGGCAAGCCTGGCCGGAAAACGCAGTTGGGAGGCGGACGAAGGAATCTGGACTGCACTGTTGGGAGCCAAATGGGATGACTCGAATCATTTTGACGGCGAAGTTCTCCCCGTCTCTCGCTTGGAATATAGGCAAGTCGACGACTATGGAGATGGATGGAACGCTTACGCGGACATCTCGGGAGCCAGTCAAGTCCCCGGCTACACGGCGGTAGCATCCTCTCCCAATGGCGGAATCTTCCGGGGAAATCCCGACCTGGGACGGGAAACCTCATGGAGCTTCTCGCTAGGAGGAGGGGTAGACGAGGGTCCTTGGTCCATAGACTCAGCAGTGTTCGCCCGTCGGGATGACAACCTCTCCGACTGGACCTACAACACGAATAGTGGAGCCGCCCGCACCGCGAACCCCATCGACCTATGGGTCTACGGCCTAGAGCTTCTGGGGCGCTACGGATGGGAGTCTGGAACCGTCTCCCTCGGATATGCCTGGCTCGAAAAGGACGAGGACTACGGCTCGACCGAAGTCGACGCCAGCTTCTACGCCTTAAACTACCCCGAGCATCGCGTGACCCTAACCCTTCAGTGGGATTTGACCTCCTGGCTAGCTCTGCAAACCGACACCGAATGGAGACTCCAGAGAGAAAACATTCTCCGCGAATCGAGCGATACCGCCCTGCTGACAGACCTAGCTTTCCGATTCCAAACCGAGAAACTCCCCGGAGCCGAACTTTGGGTAGGAGTCTGGAACCTATGGGACGACGACTTCCAAGAAGTCCCCGGCGTCCCCAGAGAAGGGCAAACCTTCTTCGCCAATCTCGCCTACCACTTTTAA
- a CDS encoding type III pantothenate kinase, giving the protein MSATILTVDIGNSRAHWGLFSDENLIAHGNLTSRGDALDFRPLLQPNSPHPAPDGVIACSVVPRVSQVLKEQSEEASIPCEFLTHERVGPLRIHYPKPTQLGPDRLANALGGLIHAEPPFIVIDMGTAVTLDAITATNGYEGGAIAPGFAFLSEYLTEKTALLPPLDLSRIHRRTGIGRSTEEAMEVGCTKGFAGMIRELVATTTEEIVTIDGREPKVLVTGGSFNWVKESWIGGLPFFPHLTLEGVLSRAPDLLGLPSGSKSK; this is encoded by the coding sequence ATGAGCGCAACGATCCTCACCGTCGATATTGGAAACAGCCGTGCCCACTGGGGATTGTTCTCCGATGAGAACTTAATCGCCCACGGCAATCTCACCTCCCGCGGTGACGCCCTCGACTTTCGTCCCCTTCTCCAGCCCAACAGTCCTCACCCTGCCCCCGATGGAGTCATCGCATGTTCCGTCGTTCCCCGGGTGAGCCAAGTTCTGAAAGAGCAATCAGAGGAGGCCAGCATCCCCTGCGAATTTTTGACGCACGAGCGCGTCGGCCCTCTCCGGATTCACTATCCAAAACCGACCCAGCTCGGCCCCGACCGCCTTGCCAATGCTCTCGGAGGGCTTATCCATGCCGAGCCTCCCTTCATCGTGATCGACATGGGCACTGCGGTGACTCTCGACGCGATAACCGCTACAAATGGATATGAAGGGGGCGCGATCGCTCCCGGTTTTGCCTTCCTCTCGGAATACCTAACTGAGAAAACGGCTCTGCTTCCGCCCCTCGACCTCAGCCGAATTCATCGCCGAACCGGCATCGGTCGCTCCACCGAGGAAGCGATGGAAGTCGGCTGCACAAAAGGCTTTGCCGGAATGATTCGTGAACTCGTCGCGACCACAACGGAGGAGATCGTCACGATCGATGGCCGCGAACCTAAAGTGCTCGTGACCGGTGGCAGCTTCAATTGGGTCAAGGAAAGCTGGATCGGTGGCCTACCGTTCTTCCCACACCTCACTCTCGAAGGAGTTCTCAGCCGGGCTCCCGACCTGCTCGGACTACCCTCAGGGTCTAAGTCCAAGTGA
- a CDS encoding Gfo/Idh/MocA family protein — MSSNAKKLRVGVAGVGYLGRHHVRIYHELKDLCEFVGIFEVDDERATEVVDQYQCPRFSTLEEMAEACDAVSVVVPTDRHAEVSLPLLEGGCHLMVEKPICKNREEAAAILAKAREKELTVQVGHIEQYNPVTSFLEEAVHQPKFITADRLAPFNPRGTEVGVVLDLMIHDIGVILQLVQSPVERIEAVGVDVLSKSEDIANARIVFENGCVANINTSRVSLKKVREIRVFQPESYLSLDFMNQKGHLLRKGPMGLAKEDIPIEPGEPLRLELESFLSCLKDGSEPKVSGVSGLKALEIALEVTRQIREGQSLGK, encoded by the coding sequence ATGTCAAGCAATGCGAAAAAGCTCCGTGTCGGGGTAGCCGGTGTCGGTTACCTCGGTCGTCACCACGTCCGGATTTATCACGAGCTCAAAGATCTCTGCGAGTTCGTTGGGATTTTTGAGGTCGATGATGAACGCGCCACGGAGGTGGTGGACCAGTATCAGTGTCCGCGTTTCTCCACGCTGGAAGAAATGGCTGAAGCTTGTGATGCGGTCAGTGTGGTGGTTCCGACGGATCGACATGCTGAGGTGTCATTGCCCCTGTTGGAAGGTGGGTGTCATCTGATGGTTGAGAAACCGATTTGTAAGAATCGAGAGGAGGCGGCTGCGATTCTGGCCAAGGCCCGTGAGAAAGAGCTTACGGTTCAGGTTGGGCATATCGAGCAGTACAATCCGGTTACTTCCTTTCTGGAAGAAGCGGTGCATCAACCGAAGTTCATTACCGCTGATCGGTTGGCTCCTTTCAATCCACGTGGAACTGAAGTCGGGGTGGTTCTCGATCTGATGATTCACGATATTGGGGTCATTCTTCAGTTGGTGCAATCCCCGGTGGAGAGGATTGAGGCGGTTGGTGTGGATGTTCTCTCGAAGTCGGAGGATATCGCGAACGCGCGGATTGTCTTTGAGAACGGATGTGTGGCGAACATCAATACCAGCCGAGTGAGTTTGAAAAAGGTGAGGGAGATTCGGGTCTTTCAGCCGGAGTCTTACTTGTCTTTAGATTTCATGAACCAGAAAGGTCACCTCCTCCGGAAGGGACCGATGGGGCTGGCGAAGGAAGATATACCCATTGAGCCCGGCGAGCCTTTGCGGCTGGAGTTGGAATCGTTTCTGTCCTGCCTTAAGGATGGATCCGAGCCAAAGGTATCGGGTGTATCTGGATTGAAGGCGCTCGAAATTGCCTTGGAGGTCACTCGTCAGATTCGAGAAGGACAGTCTCTCGGCAAATGA
- a CDS encoding lipid-A-disaccharide synthase — translation MSRSSQVPEINPFEPPRGGRVDVLVVAGEHSGDQHAATMVKDLLGADSGLSVSALGGPALEEAGAQVLYELTELSVVGIVEVLAHYGEFKKLFAQTVEWIREYKPKVVCLVDYPGFNLRLAKELCRLGISRKGGGETTVLAYISPQIWAWKSKRRFKMQEWLDEVGTIFPFEVDCYKDTTLPAFFLGHPFVDPRFSLQVKYDPTGPLLLLPGSRTAAVGRIFPRMLAGVEKASEEWRGRGVRILYPGPRIKSELERILSEVQLSFEPELRPVSEGSTGSAVLTSSGTMSLQCALAGLPGTIVYRAHSLTYVIGRTFVKIPYLGIANILLDRPFYPELIQGAASANRLAERITEMFSIEAVEEAEAGAEELRRILSMNRYLDPAGWVKSHLNPPRPGEAVEMIGPQ, via the coding sequence ATGAGTCGTTCGTCTCAGGTTCCTGAGATCAATCCTTTCGAGCCTCCCCGTGGAGGCCGGGTGGATGTTCTTGTCGTGGCGGGTGAACACAGTGGAGATCAGCACGCGGCGACGATGGTGAAAGATCTGCTGGGTGCGGATTCAGGTCTTTCTGTGAGTGCATTGGGAGGACCAGCTTTGGAAGAGGCAGGCGCTCAGGTTCTCTACGAGTTGACGGAGCTTTCGGTCGTTGGGATTGTTGAGGTGCTCGCCCACTACGGGGAGTTTAAGAAACTCTTTGCCCAGACGGTGGAGTGGATCCGTGAATACAAGCCGAAGGTGGTTTGCCTTGTGGATTATCCGGGGTTCAACCTGAGGTTGGCGAAGGAACTTTGTCGACTGGGAATCAGCCGAAAAGGGGGAGGAGAGACGACCGTTCTCGCCTATATTAGCCCGCAAATCTGGGCATGGAAGAGCAAGCGTCGATTCAAGATGCAAGAGTGGCTGGACGAGGTGGGGACGATCTTCCCATTTGAAGTCGATTGTTACAAAGACACGACCCTTCCGGCTTTCTTCCTCGGACATCCTTTTGTCGATCCACGTTTCTCTTTGCAGGTGAAGTATGATCCAACAGGTCCATTGCTTCTTCTCCCGGGAAGTCGAACTGCGGCTGTGGGTCGGATTTTTCCTCGAATGCTTGCGGGGGTTGAGAAGGCTTCTGAAGAATGGCGGGGGCGCGGTGTGAGGATTTTGTATCCAGGGCCCCGGATTAAGTCTGAGCTCGAGCGAATTCTTTCGGAGGTCCAGCTATCTTTTGAGCCGGAGCTGCGTCCTGTTTCAGAGGGGTCTACAGGATCGGCGGTTTTGACCAGCAGTGGGACTATGTCACTTCAGTGCGCACTGGCTGGATTGCCGGGGACGATCGTTTACCGTGCTCATTCGTTGACGTACGTTATTGGGCGCACCTTTGTGAAGATTCCGTATCTGGGGATCGCGAATATTTTGTTGGACCGTCCTTTCTATCCCGAGTTGATTCAAGGTGCAGCATCCGCAAATCGTTTGGCGGAGAGGATTACCGAGATGTTTTCGATCGAGGCCGTGGAGGAGGCCGAAGCGGGTGCTGAGGAATTGCGGCGGATTCTCTCGATGAACCGATACCTTGATCCCGCGGGATGGGTGAAGAGTCATCTGAACCCCCCTCGCCCGGGCGAAGCGGTGGAGATGATCGGTCCGCAGTAG
- a CDS encoding inositol monophosphatase family protein, giving the protein MSKHPVRLGPEDWKRIARLLFDLGSSIREGIREERDRNPQANSAAIHRVTSADTIYQIDRISEEVLIDWFEKNWPEEYPADVIAEGLGDETGERFPRNAPEKIITILIDPIDGTRGLMYDKRSAWMLAGAAEAGAAEAGAAEAGAAEAGDQADMLPTLADLRAGAMIEIPTSRQQISDSACSWETVPGVFHCETIRDFGTAEKPQTIFLRPSRATDLRHGFASFAAYFPEGREAIQEIESTFLRKHLPEIPSATPLVFTDQYISSGGQLFELLAGRDRLVADLRPLVFARLGLPEALTCHPYDLACLPIARASGCIIEDPWGNPLQSPLDTTSPVAWVGYANKDLARELRPLLRKTLEELGYSPPGNQ; this is encoded by the coding sequence GTGAGCAAGCACCCGGTAAGATTGGGCCCAGAGGATTGGAAGCGAATCGCCCGGCTCCTCTTCGATCTGGGATCCTCCATCCGCGAAGGCATCCGCGAGGAACGAGATCGCAACCCGCAGGCGAATTCGGCGGCGATCCACCGCGTTACCTCGGCCGACACGATCTACCAAATTGACCGCATCAGCGAAGAAGTCCTCATCGACTGGTTTGAGAAAAACTGGCCCGAGGAATATCCGGCCGACGTAATTGCCGAAGGTCTCGGGGACGAGACCGGCGAACGGTTTCCCCGGAACGCCCCCGAGAAAATCATTACCATTCTCATCGACCCCATCGACGGAACACGCGGTCTCATGTATGACAAACGCTCAGCCTGGATGTTGGCCGGGGCCGCCGAGGCTGGCGCCGCCGAGGCTGGCGCCGCCGAGGCCGGAGCCGCCGAGGCCGGGGACCAAGCTGACATGCTCCCAACACTCGCAGACCTCCGAGCCGGAGCGATGATAGAGATTCCGACCAGCCGCCAGCAAATTTCCGACAGTGCCTGCTCTTGGGAAACCGTACCGGGCGTTTTCCATTGTGAAACCATCCGCGACTTCGGCACCGCGGAGAAACCTCAAACCATCTTCCTCCGGCCCTCCCGGGCAACCGACCTGCGACACGGATTTGCGAGTTTCGCTGCCTACTTTCCCGAAGGTCGCGAAGCGATCCAAGAGATCGAGTCGACATTTCTCCGGAAGCATCTCCCAGAGATTCCCTCCGCAACGCCGCTGGTCTTCACGGACCAATACATCTCTTCAGGAGGTCAACTTTTCGAACTCCTCGCCGGAAGGGACCGTCTGGTCGCCGATCTTCGTCCTTTGGTGTTCGCCCGGTTGGGTTTGCCCGAGGCCCTCACCTGTCACCCCTACGACCTCGCTTGCCTCCCCATCGCCCGCGCTTCCGGCTGTATTATAGAAGATCCTTGGGGAAATCCCCTGCAATCCCCGCTCGATACGACCAGTCCCGTCGCTTGGGTCGGCTACGCCAACAAAGACCTAGCCCGGGAGCTCCGCCCCCTCTTGCGAAAAACTTTGGAAGAGCTCGGCTACTCTCCACCGGGAAACCAATAG
- a CDS encoding rhodanese-like domain-containing protein produces MNKSLPTEVSVSEAYARRKAEENLLFLDVREAFEVQTAHLEPDLHLPMQSISEKWSEIPRDQPLIVYCHHGMRSLQVTGFLRRKGFEQAQSMSGGIDAWSHEIDPSIPRY; encoded by the coding sequence ATGAACAAATCCCTCCCAACCGAAGTCAGCGTCTCCGAAGCTTATGCTCGGCGAAAAGCCGAAGAAAATCTGCTTTTCCTCGACGTTCGCGAAGCCTTCGAAGTGCAAACCGCCCATCTGGAGCCGGATCTCCACCTGCCAATGCAAAGTATCAGCGAGAAGTGGTCAGAAATTCCACGCGACCAGCCACTGATCGTCTACTGTCACCATGGGATGCGGAGCCTGCAAGTTACCGGATTTCTCCGAAGAAAAGGTTTTGAGCAAGCCCAATCCATGTCCGGGGGGATTGATGCGTGGTCTCACGAGATCGATCCATCGATTCCCCGATATTAG
- a CDS encoding nucleoside deaminase, producing MDCPFEKKYPSQLDRNDAFFMSLAYNQALEAWKADEVPVGAVVVVDGEIVASAHNEVESTGDPTAHAEILAITQAASFLGDQRLNAMTLYVTKEPCPMCSGAMIMSRVGRVVFGISDPKMGFLGGAGDVREVSTLNHYPIVTSGVLSEECHALLQAFFAEKRKK from the coding sequence GTGGACTGTCCCTTCGAAAAGAAATATCCCTCCCAACTGGATCGCAACGATGCCTTCTTTATGAGCTTGGCTTATAACCAAGCACTGGAGGCATGGAAGGCCGACGAAGTTCCGGTCGGAGCCGTGGTGGTTGTGGACGGGGAAATCGTCGCATCCGCCCACAATGAGGTCGAATCGACTGGGGACCCCACCGCCCATGCCGAAATTCTGGCCATCACCCAGGCAGCGAGTTTTCTCGGAGACCAGCGCCTCAACGCCATGACCCTCTACGTCACCAAAGAACCCTGCCCGATGTGCTCAGGTGCAATGATCATGAGCCGGGTCGGCCGAGTTGTCTTTGGCATCTCCGACCCCAAAATGGGCTTCCTTGGTGGGGCTGGAGATGTTCGCGAGGTCAGCACTCTCAATCACTACCCAATCGTGACCTCCGGAGTCCTCTCGGAGGAATGTCACGCCCTCCTTCAGGCATTTTTCGCTGAGAAGAGAAAAAAATAA
- a CDS encoding transposase, giving the protein MRRKRMRLDGQTAYYHVMSRTVNGEALFGDREREVLRKMIWQVADFSGIRVVTYAVMKNHFHILVEVPAEVSISDEELVRRYRRLYPKPTPWNPMPAEVLEGHLRDNSLEGMDLRKSLLRRMGDVSWMMKTLKQRFAMWFNRSRDRFGPLWCERFKSVLVEGDRWALRTVAAYIDLNAVRAGLVSDPKDYRFCGYAEALGGSRMARAGLSVVDKDLAGYRQTLYGVGAGEKAEKCSISREEAVRVLEEEKGKLPLSVVLRCRVRYFTDGMVLGSPSFVEEQVQGDPGTRPKRAHAMSGTDWGGLAVGTGLRKGLFR; this is encoded by the coding sequence ATGAGAAGAAAACGGATGCGCCTCGATGGACAGACAGCTTACTACCATGTGATGAGTCGGACAGTGAATGGGGAGGCTCTCTTTGGGGATCGGGAGAGGGAGGTTTTGCGGAAAATGATTTGGCAGGTGGCTGATTTCTCGGGGATTCGGGTGGTTACTTATGCGGTGATGAAGAACCATTTTCATATTTTGGTGGAGGTGCCGGCGGAGGTTAGTATTTCAGACGAGGAGTTGGTTCGTCGGTATCGTCGGCTTTATCCGAAGCCTACGCCTTGGAACCCGATGCCGGCGGAGGTGTTGGAGGGGCATCTTCGGGATAATTCTTTGGAGGGGATGGACTTGCGGAAGAGTCTGTTGCGACGGATGGGGGATGTTTCTTGGATGATGAAGACTCTGAAGCAGCGGTTTGCGATGTGGTTTAATCGATCGCGGGATCGCTTTGGGCCGCTTTGGTGTGAGCGGTTTAAGAGTGTCCTGGTGGAAGGGGATCGTTGGGCTTTGCGGACGGTGGCTGCCTATATTGACCTGAATGCGGTTCGGGCGGGGTTGGTGTCAGACCCTAAGGATTATCGGTTTTGTGGGTATGCCGAGGCACTGGGCGGGAGTCGGATGGCTCGGGCTGGGCTTTCTGTGGTGGATAAGGATTTGGCTGGGTATCGGCAGACTTTGTATGGGGTCGGAGCCGGGGAGAAGGCTGAGAAGTGCTCGATTTCGCGGGAAGAAGCGGTGCGGGTGTTGGAAGAGGAGAAGGGGAAATTGCCTCTGTCCGTCGTTTTGCGGTGCCGGGTGCGTTATTTTACCGACGGGATGGTGCTGGGTTCGCCCTCGTTTGTGGAGGAGCAGGTGCAGGGAGATCCGGGGACGCGTCCGAAGCGGGCGCATGCGATGAGCGGGACCGACTGGGGTGGTTTGGCTGTTGGGACCGGGCTGCGGAAGGGTTTGTTCCGGTAG
- a CDS encoding D-2-hydroxyacid dehydrogenase, with protein MKPSIVVLDAYTTSPLTVDQSDSAHPSWKPLSELGSVTLYPRTKPEEILERASETSILLTNKVVLHKEILQQLPNLRYIGLMSTGTNAVDLEAARELGITVSNVPSYSTPTVAQHAIALLLELATKLSAQAELSRSGKWSNQPDFSITAGPIIELADKNFGIVGCGDIAQATARIAAALGMNILVHSRSKKKTDFACEWLEKEEFLHRADVISLHCPLTTETEKWIDSEALESMKDGAFLLNTGRGPLIDEDAVAEALQSGKLGGYGADVTSTEPPSIDNPLLKAPRTAITPHVAWASTEARTRLMATLASNISAFLAERPQNTV; from the coding sequence ATGAAGCCATCGATTGTCGTTCTGGACGCCTACACGACCTCACCGCTCACGGTGGATCAGTCCGATTCCGCACACCCCTCTTGGAAACCCTTGAGCGAACTGGGGTCGGTTACACTCTATCCGAGGACCAAACCTGAAGAAATTCTTGAGCGCGCCTCGGAGACCTCGATCCTGTTGACCAACAAGGTCGTTCTGCACAAAGAAATTCTCCAGCAACTCCCGAATCTACGCTACATCGGGCTCATGAGCACGGGAACCAATGCGGTTGATTTGGAAGCGGCTCGTGAACTCGGGATCACCGTTTCCAACGTCCCCTCCTACTCGACCCCTACGGTGGCCCAGCATGCGATCGCTTTGCTACTGGAATTGGCCACTAAACTCTCTGCTCAAGCGGAACTCTCCCGTTCGGGCAAGTGGTCCAATCAACCCGATTTTTCGATCACGGCCGGACCGATCATCGAGCTTGCCGATAAGAATTTTGGCATCGTCGGCTGCGGTGATATTGCTCAGGCCACGGCGAGAATCGCCGCCGCCTTGGGAATGAATATCCTCGTGCATTCCCGCTCGAAAAAGAAAACCGATTTCGCCTGCGAGTGGCTCGAGAAAGAGGAGTTTCTTCACCGAGCCGACGTCATCTCGTTGCACTGCCCTTTGACAACCGAAACCGAAAAGTGGATCGATTCTGAAGCACTGGAATCGATGAAGGATGGGGCCTTTCTCCTCAACACTGGACGCGGGCCGCTCATCGACGAAGACGCGGTTGCCGAAGCTCTCCAAAGCGGGAAACTCGGCGGATACGGGGCAGACGTCACCTCGACGGAGCCCCCCTCAATCGATAATCCCCTGCTCAAGGCACCTCGCACTGCAATTACTCCCCATGTGGCTTGGGCCAGCACCGAAGCGCGGACCCGCCTCATGGCCACACTCGCGTCGAACATCTCCGCCTTTCTGGCCGAGCGCCCCCAGAATACCGTCTAG
- a CDS encoding DJ-1/PfpI family protein: MTSSTPKPTVGTVLFPGFELLDVFGPLDFFLILPDLFDFVMLAEKTGSVRSGQGPTALAERALSDCESVDILLVPGGKGTRTEVENPTLLCEIDRLSQTAQYVTTVCTGSALLAKTGQLDHKRATTNKAAWQWVTSQRSEVDWVAKARWVEDGKFFTSSGVSAGMDMALGLVQEIYGEKTAKEVALRAEYKWNNDSNDDPFAEIHGLV, encoded by the coding sequence ATGACTTCATCTACTCCTAAACCCACGGTCGGGACCGTTCTCTTTCCCGGCTTCGAACTCCTCGACGTATTCGGCCCTTTGGATTTCTTTTTGATCCTCCCCGACTTGTTCGATTTTGTCATGCTCGCCGAAAAAACGGGTTCGGTCAGAAGTGGCCAAGGTCCCACCGCACTTGCCGAGCGAGCCCTATCCGATTGTGAGAGCGTCGACATTCTCTTAGTTCCAGGGGGCAAAGGAACCCGGACCGAGGTCGAGAACCCCACCCTTTTGTGCGAGATCGACCGACTCTCCCAGACTGCACAATACGTAACTACGGTCTGCACCGGTTCCGCCCTTCTGGCAAAAACGGGGCAGCTCGACCACAAACGCGCCACGACGAACAAAGCCGCTTGGCAATGGGTCACCTCTCAACGGTCGGAGGTGGACTGGGTAGCCAAAGCCCGTTGGGTGGAGGACGGAAAATTCTTCACCTCTTCAGGCGTCTCGGCGGGAATGGATATGGCCCTGGGTCTCGTGCAGGAAATCTACGGAGAAAAAACCGCAAAAGAAGTGGCCCTAAGAGCCGAGTATAAATGGAACAATGACAGCAACGACGATCCGTTTGCTGAAATCCACGGACTCGTCTAA
- the thrH gene encoding bifunctional phosphoserine phosphatase/homoserine phosphotransferase ThrH → MHLVTLDLEGVLVPEIWVSLAKRTGIHALLRTTRDEPDYDVLMRYRLDILRENGIRVETIHQVISEMQPLEGAREFISWLSAQTRVIILSDTFAQFAGPLMAQLGHPTLFCHELVIDQDGWITDYRLRQQDQKRRAVEAFRGLGFQIFAAGDSYNDVSMLESSDQAILFRPPESLRNEKPDWPVAETHEQLRGYLEPLLQS, encoded by the coding sequence ATGCATCTGGTAACGCTCGACCTTGAAGGAGTTCTCGTCCCTGAAATCTGGGTGAGCCTGGCTAAACGCACAGGTATCCACGCCCTTCTCCGCACCACTCGTGACGAGCCGGACTACGACGTCCTGATGCGTTACCGTCTGGATATCCTCCGCGAGAACGGAATCCGGGTCGAGACGATCCACCAGGTCATCAGTGAAATGCAGCCTTTGGAGGGAGCCCGTGAGTTCATTTCTTGGCTAAGCGCTCAGACACGGGTGATCATCCTTTCCGACACCTTTGCTCAGTTCGCCGGCCCTCTGATGGCTCAACTGGGACACCCCACCCTCTTTTGCCACGAGCTCGTCATCGACCAGGATGGCTGGATCACCGATTATCGCCTCCGCCAGCAAGATCAGAAGCGTCGGGCGGTGGAGGCCTTCCGCGGGCTTGGCTTTCAAATCTTCGCCGCAGGGGATTCTTACAACGACGTGAGCATGCTCGAGTCATCAGACCAAGCGATTCTCTTTCGGCCCCCGGAATCCCTGCGAAATGAAAAGCCAGACTGGCCCGTAGCGGAAACCCACGAACAATTGCGGGGCTACCTCGAGCCGCTTCTGCAAAGCTAA
- a CDS encoding superoxide dismutase: MAYELPDLPYAYDALEPHFDAQTMEIHHTKHHNTYVTKLNGAVEGTPLGEKCVDDLIADLSAVPEEKRTAVRNNGGGHSNHAFFWKTLSANGGGEPTGELAAAIESELGGFESFKEKFTAAATTRFGSGWAWLSVKEDGSLCVCSTANQDSPLMKGTVECPGIPVIGLDVWEHAYYLKYQNKRPDYISAFWNVIDWGKANENYLAAKS, encoded by the coding sequence ATGGCTTACGAACTACCAGACCTTCCCTACGCATATGACGCTCTCGAGCCTCATTTCGATGCTCAGACGATGGAGATCCATCATACGAAGCACCACAACACCTACGTCACTAAGCTCAATGGCGCCGTCGAAGGAACTCCTCTCGGCGAAAAGTGCGTCGACGACCTGATCGCCGACCTCTCCGCAGTTCCCGAAGAGAAGCGCACCGCCGTCCGCAACAACGGTGGAGGTCACTCCAACCACGCCTTTTTCTGGAAGACCCTGAGTGCCAACGGAGGCGGAGAGCCGACTGGTGAACTCGCAGCCGCCATCGAAAGCGAACTCGGCGGATTCGAAAGCTTCAAAGAAAAGTTCACCGCCGCTGCGACGACTCGCTTCGGCAGCGGATGGGCTTGGCTCAGCGTGAAAGAAGACGGCAGCCTCTGCGTTTGCTCGACCGCCAATCAGGATAGCCCTCTCATGAAGGGTACGGTCGAATGCCCAGGGATCCCCGTCATCGGTCTCGACGTTTGGGAACACGCCTACTACCTGAAGTATCAAAACAAGCGCCCCGACTACATCTCCGCTTTCTGGAATGTTATCGATTGGGGCAAGGCCAACGAAAACTACCTCGCAGCCAAGAGCTAA